The following is a genomic window from Nicotiana tabacum cultivar K326 chromosome 3, ASM71507v2, whole genome shotgun sequence.
GTCTATATCATACATGAATCAGTTTACAATATGTATTATGAACTGTTATTGTTCTTTATTTTGGTTAATTAGAACAACAGATATACACATTGTTCTTTTTACATGTAAaagcagtgttttaaaaggcgaagGCGTGAATCAAATCGTTTTACTTAATACGTGAAAAGGTGAAAGTCTCGAGACATGAGGTGTAAGTCTCACAGATTTTTAATGTTTGAAATTTATGAATTAATAATATAGCATTATAACACAGAAAAATATATAAGATACattaaaaatttaagaaaaataaaaacaattaaagaaactcgtataaaataaaatatctagTATATTTGTCaagtataaataatgtaattttAAATACAACgtcttaactttcaaacaattaaaaatcataatttttaaaaatattatcaaactgcatattttaccttcttaaaaagaaatactaaataaattctaTCAAGActgtaatttaaaatattattcattcataagtaaatataaaattattttaaatagtaaataataaatgtatgataattttgagagTTATAGAACTAAAACATGAAGCTCTATCAAGTAAAGATATAAATTTGGGTTATCTATTTTCAGAAGAAATATTCAAATGGTATTTACCCTCTCGATGTTCTGaattagtaaaaataaaatactatggttcgttatttgagttattcataatttttatattcctataataaaaagaactttaatcatacatttgttaaagaattttgagAGTTACTAGTGTTAATTAGTGAATCTAACACATGATTTGCATAGGAATTATTAGGCGAGTCCCAAGCGTTGAGCGTTAAGCGTACtttgttggactttaagccattgggctttaaagtagaagaagtgtgaattggaaatggaggaaaataaaatggaggaaaatgaaaatttgaagaagtgaacttttgtcttgcactttgtccctcattggtgaggaacaatcacatttgtgtgcttatatatagactcacttcttaaagctcttaaaaggagttgaagagaatgaaccctcgcgacgtcgtcgtcgctcgctcggcttcggcttcggatctGAAAGTTCAGAGGGCCCCGCTAGCCGCGGTTCTGCTGaaaatatttctgattctttactgTTTTATACATTTCTTTATTCTAATAGTTTTCTGATTTGTGTTTTAACACAGTAACGCttacaagcttaaggaattttatTACTAACGTTTTTGTGTTGATTATTAAACTGTTTTCTTTATACTTTGTTGGAGACTAAAGCCTTGTTGTTTTCTACTCCTATAATTATTTCTGTCCGGTTTAAAGTACATAAAAACTTTGCGGAAGATGATAAATCTAGaagtattgccaaaatttgattgcattaatttcaaatgtcaaatatgtgtggaatcaaagtatgctaagcatccttataagtctgttgaaaggaattcaagtcctttagacttaattcacacagatatttgcgacatgaagtcaacaccatctcgcggtgggaaaaagtattttattacttttattgacgatagcacgagatactgctatgtttatttacttaatagtaaagatgaggcaattgatgctttcaagcaatacaagagtgaagttgaaacgcaactaaacaaaaagattaaaatgataagaagtgatagggatggcgaatatgaatctccttttgaagaaatttgtttggaaaatggcattattcaccaaacaactgccccttactctccacaatctaatggaattgcggagaggaagaatcgaacattgaaggagatgatgaatgcattgcTAATAAGTTCTGGTTTACCACcaaacttgtggggggaagctatacTTATAGCTAACCGGATAATCAACCGTGGATCTCATAGTAAAACacagtccattccttatgaaaagtggaaaggaaggaagcctagcttgaaatacttcaaagtgtgggggtgtttagctaaggtacaagttcctaaacctaaaagggttaagataggtccaaaaacggttgattgtgtgtttattggatatgtaaccaatagcaaggcatatcgttttctagttcataaatcagaaaatcctgagattcacattaatacgataatagaatcagataatgctgaattctttgaaactatttatccgtataaaaaggaaagtgaagtgacctgccaaaagtcaaaacgacctcgggaggaaataacagatggtatgcctaatgaagaaaatccaagaagaagtaaacgtcaaaggatatCTACGTCAAAGGAAATAACAGATTGTATgccaaaagtcaaaacgacctcggGAGGATATAACAGATTGTATGCCTAATGAGGAAATAACAGATTGAAatactgcatcctaattcgcagtctctctctctctcaaattcgtaagtgtgattttgctccgttctttgagttcgttggtatcctgcagtttgtattgccactgttgcaggaaggtttattccgttttatcctgggaggatttaatccattaccttggcaacgtgtgagggggttaaaattccttaaggacgcacaagaaaattgtggactcggaatatttctgattctttactattttatacatttctttattcttctaacagttttctgatttttgttttaacaCAGTAACGCTTACATGCTTAAGGCGCACAACCAAGCGTTTGGGGCGTAAGCCTCACAGAATTAAGCCTCGGACATGAGCCTCAAGCGTTTCGATAGTGCCCCGCTCCGGTGCGAGCTCCGAGACGAGTCCCACAAAAGTCTTTTAAAACACTGTGTAAAAGCCATCGTTGGTAGAATCTGTAAAGTTTATATGAACTCAAAAACCAATGGAATTAACTCTTCTTTGGATTTGCAGGAAATAAACCAAAGTGTGCTAGAAATCCATTAAAGAGTTGCCCAGAAGTATCCCTAAAGCTCACAGTATATTCTTTTTCCAATGATTAAGCTTTAAAGATTTTAATGTGcatttatttttccattttttgcaCGTGGATATTGACTGATTTTGTTGAGATGTAAGTACATATCTTAAGCTTGAATTAAGGACCTTAACTATTAAAGCTCATCAAAAGATCTGAAATTATTTAGAAGAAATATCTAAGTTTGGTGACTTACTTCTCAATTGATGTTGACTCCTAAAAGAATATGTCCCTCCTTCTCTTCGAGTTTTCTTTTCGTGACTTGTAATGAATTTTTGGTTCCCACTTTGAatgattatttttctaattttatattttttataagagATTTTTACTTTTTCACATAATAATTTTGATAAGAACATATAAAAATCTTTAAAGggtcattttcttccattcaaaTTATAAATGactaaaatcaccaatttatTCACGGAGTGATGAGGATGAGTTTAATTTATATACTTAATAAAGTGTAAAGAAATTTACACACCTTAATTGTTAGGAATTTTACATTATCAAATTACTTTTACCTATTATAATatcttacttttaaaattaaaaatttacttttaataaatttttacctataaatattttttaaatagtcTAATAATGTAATATTTTTTTACATTATCCCTATATACCAGTTAAACTCAATGAGATTATAGTACTATATAACTTCTGCTTTAGCCCAAAAAAGATACGTTCAAAAAAGAAATTCCACAAAAATCGCGTGTGACTATCGTTGCATCACGACATATGGCATTAGATTATTCTTTCCGTCTCTTCATCTACATAgtagtatatatatttatgagAGAGAGATAGAAGTACTGTAATTTCTGGAGAGTTACAAAATAATGGAAACGTGGTTTGTCATCGTCGTCACTCTCTGCATCTCTTTCATCCTCAAATCCCTCTTTAATCTTATCTCCAACAATTCCAAATCCAATCAGAAAAACAAGAAACTCCCGCCGGGACCCTACACTTTTCCGGTGATCGGAAGCTTATTATGGGCGAGAAGGTCCTTCGCCGACTTGGAACCAATCATTCGTAACCTCAAGGCTAAGTATGGTCCTCTCATCACCCTCAATATTGGGTCTCGTACCGCCATATTCGTATCCAGTCACTCCTTAGCTTACCAAGCTTTAGTCCAACAAGGCGCTGTTTTCTCCGACCGGCCAAGAGCTGTCCCCACCAGTGCAGTCGTCAGCAGTAACCAGCGTAACATCAGCTCCGCCCCTTACGGCCCTGTTTGGCGTCTTCTCCGGCGAAATCTGACGTCTGAAATTCTCCACCCTTCGCGCGTCAAGTCCTACTCCAAGGCCCGGTCTTGGGTGCTGGGTATCCTCCTTCAACAGCTCCTTCACGCCCGAGCCGATTATTCTATCAGGTTAATTGATCATTTTCAGTATGCTATGTTTTGTTTACTTGTGTTGATGTGCTTCGGGGACAAGCTCGACGAGGCTCAAATCAAACAAATTGAAGGTGTACAGCGCAGGCTTCTCCTGGGTTTCCGGCGATTCAATATACTCAATTTCTTTCCTAGAATTGGAAAAATAATCTTTAGGAATCGCTGGAAGGAACTGATTGAACTACGTCAAGAGCAAGAGAAGATCTTCATTCCTTTGATTGAAGCTCGAAGTAGTAGGGCCAAAGAACAAAAGCCTGACGAAGAAGTCGTGGCTTATGTGGATACGCTGTTGAATTTGGAATTGCCAGAGGAAAACAGGAACCTCAATTATGGGGAAATGGTTAGCCTCTGTAGTGAATTCCTAAGCGCCGGAACTGATACGACGTCCACCGCTTTACAGTGGGTTATGGCCAACTTGGTCAAAAACCCTTCCATTCAGGAAAAACTATATCAAGAAATTGCTAGTGTAGTGGGAGAGAAACAGAGCAAGTTGACAGAAGAGGTGGTGAATGAGGAAGATTTGCACAAAATGCCATACCTGAAAGCAGTGATCTTAGAAGGTCTTAGGCGACACCCGCCCGGTCACTTTGTGCTGCCACATACGGTGACAGAGGAAGCAGAACTGAACGGCTACGTCGTCCCAAAGAATGCCACCATCAATTTCATGGTTGCCGACATGGGTTTGGACCCAAAGGTGTGGGAGGATCCCTTGGAATTTAAGCCAGAGAGGTTCTTAATGGAGGGATCAGATAAGGAAGGGTTTGATATAACAGGAAGTAGAGAGatcaagatgatgccatttggagCTGGTAGGAGAATATGTCCTGGCTATGCTTTGGCTATGCTTCATTTGGAATACTTTGTGGCTAATTTGGTTTGGCATTTTCGATGGGATGCTGTGGAGGGAGATGA
Proteins encoded in this region:
- the LOC107827795 gene encoding cytochrome P450 89A2-like — its product is METWFVIVVTLCISFILKSLFNLISNNSKSNQKNKKLPPGPYTFPVIGSLLWARRSFADLEPIIRNLKAKYGPLITLNIGSRTAIFVSSHSLAYQALVQQGAVFSDRPRAVPTSAVVSSNQRNISSAPYGPVWRLLRRNLTSEILHPSRVKSYSKARSWVLGILLQQLLHARADYSIRLIDHFQYAMFCLLVLMCFGDKLDEAQIKQIEGVQRRLLLGFRRFNILNFFPRIGKIIFRNRWKELIELRQEQEKIFIPLIEARSSRAKEQKPDEEVVAYVDTLLNLELPEENRNLNYGEMVSLCSEFLSAGTDTTSTALQWVMANLVKNPSIQEKLYQEIASVVGEKQSKLTEEVVNEEDLHKMPYLKAVILEGLRRHPPGHFVLPHTVTEEAELNGYVVPKNATINFMVADMGLDPKVWEDPLEFKPERFLMEGSDKEGFDITGSREIKMMPFGAGRRICPGYALAMLHLEYFVANLVWHFRWDAVEGDDVDLSEKLEFTVVMKNPLRARICPRVNSV